One window from the genome of Leuconostoc suionicum encodes:
- a CDS encoding ABC transporter permease: MSFMAMLSLVISSTLVYSAPLIFTSIGGTFSERSGVVNVGLEGIMGMGAFAAVVFNLTFARQLGAATPWLGLLAGAIVGVVFSLIHAVATVTLRADHIISGTVINLMAPALGVFLIKVLYGKGQTESIGQDFGYATVPGLAKIPVLGQLFFEKTSGPAWLAILVAGISWYIIFKTKFGLRLRSVGENPQAADTLGLNVARLRYSGVMISGLLGGIGGAVVAQSISLNYSASTIVGQGFMAMAAMIFGRWNPLGALGASLFFGLSQSLAVIGAQLPGLKNVPSIWLQIAPYVLTIIVLVFFFGKTRPPKADGVNYIKAA; this comes from the coding sequence ATGTCATTCATGGCAATGTTATCACTTGTTATATCTAGTACATTGGTTTATTCAGCACCGCTGATATTTACTTCAATTGGTGGCACTTTTTCCGAACGTTCAGGTGTTGTTAACGTTGGTTTGGAAGGAATTATGGGGATGGGCGCTTTTGCAGCGGTTGTCTTTAACCTAACATTTGCTAGACAGCTTGGTGCTGCCACACCTTGGTTGGGCTTGCTAGCTGGTGCCATTGTTGGGGTTGTTTTTTCGCTAATTCACGCCGTTGCTACGGTAACGTTGCGTGCGGATCATATCATTTCTGGAACTGTCATTAATTTGATGGCGCCAGCTTTAGGCGTTTTCCTTATCAAAGTTTTGTATGGTAAAGGTCAAACAGAATCTATTGGACAGGACTTTGGCTATGCTACTGTTCCTGGTTTGGCAAAAATCCCAGTATTGGGACAACTATTCTTTGAAAAAACGTCTGGCCCAGCATGGTTGGCGATTCTTGTCGCTGGTATATCATGGTACATTATTTTTAAAACGAAATTCGGATTACGTTTGCGATCAGTTGGTGAAAATCCACAAGCTGCCGATACGCTTGGGTTAAATGTGGCGCGTTTACGTTATTCCGGTGTGATGATTTCTGGGTTACTTGGTGGTATTGGTGGTGCTGTCGTGGCACAATCGATTTCGTTAAACTATTCGGCTAGTACGATTGTTGGACAAGGGTTTATGGCAATGGCTGCAATGATCTTTGGTCGTTGGAATCCATTAGGTGCTTTGGGTGCTTCATTGTTCTTCGGTTTGTCACAATCACTTGCTGTGATTGGGGCACAGTTACCTGGATTGAAAAATGTTCCTTCAATCTGGTTACAAATAGCACCATACGTACTTACAATTATTGTGCTTGTGTTCTTCTTTGGTAAAACACGTCCGCCTAAGGCTGATGGTGTTAACTATATTAAAGCAGCTTAA
- a CDS encoding Blp family class II bacteriocin, with amino-acid sequence MLNSFEQMNIEQLETVVGGVMTGRGLARAIGGGIVGGVIRGIPGGPAGMFVGAHLGAAAGAATYAVTHY; translated from the coding sequence ATGTTAAACAGTTTTGAGCAAATGAATATTGAACAACTAGAAACAGTGGTAGGTGGGGTAATGACTGGAAGAGGCCTTGCCAGAGCTATTGGAGGAGGAATTGTTGGTGGCGTGATCCGGGGAATACCAGGAGGACCAGCTGGGATGTTCGTTGGAGCACATCTTGGAGCGGCAGCGGGAGCAGCTACTTATGCTGTAACTCATTATTAA
- a CDS encoding ABC transporter permease — translation MIAQKNNLSVAMFSVLFGLIVGAVIMLVFGYNPISGYVALLGSAFGSMQDIGGVLTQMTPLILTALGFAVASAAGFFNIGLSGQALAGWVGAVWYALSFPDMSAIIMIPSALIIGAGLGAIAGFIPGWLRAQFGASEVIVTIMMNYIFLFLGNDILQNTMSKNIKESAETTKQVGANASLQMKWLTDLTQGSSISAGIFIALAMIVVVWFVMKKTTLGFEIRAVGLNPDAARYAGMSAKRNATIAMAISGGLAGLAGTIEGLGNYLNFFTQNGSPSIGFDGMAVALLGGGSYLGILGAAAIFSVLKIGGLGMPMSSGVPFELVDIVTASIIFFVGARYLILLMQKRIKAMDEKAAMEAANKKAAKAASNNENQQKGGE, via the coding sequence ATGATTGCACAAAAGAATAACCTTTCTGTGGCAATGTTTTCTGTTTTATTCGGTTTAATTGTCGGCGCAGTGATTATGTTAGTATTCGGCTATAACCCAATTTCTGGTTATGTTGCGCTGCTTGGTTCGGCATTTGGTTCAATGCAGGATATTGGTGGTGTATTGACGCAAATGACGCCTTTGATTTTGACAGCATTAGGCTTTGCAGTGGCTTCGGCTGCCGGATTCTTCAATATTGGTTTGTCAGGTCAAGCTTTAGCCGGATGGGTTGGGGCAGTTTGGTATGCGTTGAGTTTCCCTGATATGTCAGCTATCATCATGATACCAAGCGCATTAATCATTGGAGCTGGGCTAGGCGCAATTGCTGGGTTCATTCCTGGTTGGCTACGCGCACAGTTTGGTGCTAGTGAAGTGATTGTGACGATTATGATGAATTATATTTTCCTCTTTTTAGGAAATGATATCTTGCAAAATACGATGTCTAAGAATATTAAGGAGTCTGCAGAAACAACCAAACAAGTTGGTGCCAATGCATCGCTCCAGATGAAATGGTTGACTGACTTGACGCAAGGTTCAAGCATTTCAGCGGGAATATTTATTGCTTTAGCAATGATTGTTGTTGTTTGGTTTGTTATGAAGAAAACAACGCTTGGCTTTGAAATTCGTGCGGTTGGTTTAAACCCTGATGCGGCTAGATATGCTGGTATGTCAGCAAAGCGCAATGCTACAATAGCTATGGCTATTTCTGGTGGCTTAGCAGGTTTGGCAGGAACAATCGAGGGACTTGGTAATTATCTGAACTTCTTTACGCAAAATGGGTCACCATCAATTGGATTTGATGGTATGGCTGTTGCTTTGCTTGGTGGTGGTTCTTACCTTGGCATTCTTGGTGCAGCTGCAATATTTTCTGTTTTGAAAATTGGTGGCTTAGGAATGCCAATGTCTTCGGGTGTACCATTTGAGTTAGTAGATATTGTTACGGCTTCAATTATTTTCTTTGTCGGGGCACGATACCTGATTCTATTAATGCAAAAACGCATTAAGGCTATGGATGAAAAAGCAGCCATGGAGGCAGCTAATAAAAAAGCTGCAAAAGCAGCTTCAAATAACGAAAATCAGCAGAAAGGCGGTGAATAA
- a CDS encoding ABC transporter ATP-binding protein: MTESTPVIEMRHIIKKFGDFAANDDINLQVQQGEIHALLGENGAGKSTLMNILTGLLQPTSGEILINGEKVSVDSPSKSDALGIGMVHQHFMLIDAFTVTENIILGSEVTKGLSLDTKTAAKKIQALSDQYGLSVDPMAKISDISVGQQQRVEILKTLYRGADILIFDEPTAVLTPQEIDELIVIMHNLAQEGKSIILITHKLDEIRAAADTVTVIRSGKSIDTFPVAGVSSQELADLMVGREVSFKTEKEVAQPGKVILSINNLEVQDARRVAAVKNFSLDVRAGEIVGLAGIDGNGQTELIQGITGLTKVQEGHVKLKGEDITNKKPRHITEAGVGHIPEDRLRFGMEVEMTLSENLSLQTYYKQPISKSGVLQPAEMDKLADKLVQEFDVRAASIHVTAGSMSGGNQQKAVVARELNRDNDLVIAAQPTRGLDVGAVEYIHQRLIAQRTAGKAVLVVSFELDEILNLSDRIAVINDGKIVGIVDAQDTNKQELGLLMTGMSLTEARAALKEEVGS; the protein is encoded by the coding sequence ATGACCGAATCAACACCAGTCATTGAAATGCGACATATTATCAAAAAATTTGGTGATTTTGCGGCCAATGATGACATTAACCTACAAGTCCAACAAGGTGAAATTCACGCGTTACTTGGTGAAAACGGTGCAGGAAAATCAACATTAATGAATATTTTGACAGGATTACTACAGCCTACTAGTGGCGAAATCTTGATTAATGGGGAGAAAGTATCAGTTGATTCACCCTCAAAATCCGATGCTTTAGGCATCGGCATGGTGCATCAACATTTTATGTTAATTGACGCTTTTACTGTAACAGAAAATATTATTCTCGGTTCAGAAGTGACAAAAGGATTGTCCTTGGACACTAAAACTGCTGCTAAGAAAATACAAGCTTTGTCAGATCAATATGGTTTATCAGTTGATCCAATGGCTAAGATTTCTGATATATCAGTTGGTCAACAACAGCGTGTTGAAATATTAAAGACCCTTTATCGTGGCGCTGATATTTTGATTTTTGATGAACCAACAGCAGTTTTGACACCACAAGAAATCGATGAGTTAATTGTCATCATGCACAATTTAGCACAAGAAGGAAAATCAATTATCTTGATTACGCATAAACTTGACGAAATACGTGCTGCTGCTGATACGGTGACGGTTATTCGTTCAGGAAAATCAATTGATACTTTCCCAGTTGCTGGCGTGTCTTCTCAGGAATTAGCTGACTTGATGGTTGGTCGCGAAGTTAGTTTTAAAACTGAAAAAGAAGTGGCTCAACCCGGTAAAGTGATATTGTCGATTAATAACTTAGAAGTTCAAGATGCACGCCGTGTTGCTGCTGTTAAAAACTTTTCGCTTGATGTGAGAGCAGGTGAAATTGTTGGTTTAGCTGGTATCGATGGAAACGGGCAAACAGAATTAATCCAGGGAATTACTGGATTAACAAAGGTACAAGAAGGACATGTTAAGCTAAAAGGAGAAGATATTACCAACAAAAAGCCACGTCATATTACTGAAGCGGGTGTTGGTCATATTCCTGAAGATAGATTGCGTTTTGGTATGGAAGTTGAAATGACGTTGTCTGAAAACTTGTCGTTGCAAACGTACTATAAACAACCTATTTCAAAATCAGGTGTCTTGCAACCTGCTGAAATGGATAAATTAGCTGACAAATTAGTTCAGGAATTTGATGTGCGAGCTGCTAGTATTCATGTGACCGCGGGTTCAATGTCGGGTGGAAACCAACAGAAAGCTGTAGTTGCACGTGAATTAAATCGTGATAATGATCTCGTGATTGCTGCCCAGCCAACTCGTGGGTTGGATGTTGGAGCGGTTGAATATATCCATCAACGTTTAATCGCACAACGTACAGCTGGTAAGGCCGTATTGGTCGTTAGTTTTGAGTTAGATGAAATTCTTAATTTATCGGATCGCATTGCTGTTATTAATGACGGTAAAATTGTCGGAATAGTTGACGCTCAAGACACAAATAAGCAAGAACTTGGCTTGTTGATGACAGGTATGAGCTTAACAGAAGCTCGTGCGGCATTGAAAGAAGAGGTGGGGTCCTAA